One window of the Eucalyptus grandis isolate ANBG69807.140 chromosome 6, ASM1654582v1, whole genome shotgun sequence genome contains the following:
- the LOC104437966 gene encoding LOW QUALITY PROTEIN: sucrose synthase (The sequence of the model RefSeq protein was modified relative to this genomic sequence to represent the inferred CDS: deleted 1 base in 1 codon): MADRLLPRSQSICERFDIALSTHPDGLRAFLLRVEAKGKGILQRHQILAELQAIPEESRAQLLDGAFGEVLLKFTQEAIVSPPWVALAVRQGPGVWEHIRVNVRAHVLEQMEVAEYLHFKEALADGSFNPNFGPITATFERPTLSTSIGNGVEYIRCSLSNKLFHDKESWYPLLEFLQVHTYKGKNIMMNARIQNVLSLQPVLRKAVEYLTPLKPETLYSEFQHKLQEIGLEQGWGDTAERVLEMIQLLLGLLEAPNPGTLEKFLGRIPMVFDAVVVSPHGYFAQDNVLGYPDTSGLVVYILDQVRALETEMLHRIKQQGLDITPRILIITRLLPEAVGTTWGHHLENVFGTKHSYILRIPFKDEKGIVCKGISRFEVWPYLERFTEYVAEELNAKLQRNPDLIIGNCSDGNIVASLLAQELGVTQCTIAHALEKIKYPESDIYWKKFEEKHRFSCQFTADLIAMNHADFIITSTFQEIAGSKDTVGQYESYMNFTLPGLYRVVHGINVFDPKFNVVSPGANMSFYFPYTDQNRRLRILHHEIEELLFSKVENKEHLCVLKDKNKPIIFTMASLDRFKNLTGLVKWYGKNPRLRELANLVMVGGDRRKDSKDLEEQAEMKKMYNLIKKYKLNGQFRWISFQMNRQTNGELYRYICDMKGVFVQPAIYEAFGLTVVEAMACGLPTFATCYGGPAEIIVHGESGFHIDPYCGDQAAELLVEFFKKCQTDQSHWDKISEGAVQRIEEKYTWKIYSEKLLNLPTMYGFRRHVTNLESCRYLKLFYDTIYHPLAQSSSPRRRKWKRSTLKVLKRPSLVPSAV, translated from the exons ATGGCTGATCGTTTGTTGCCCCGAAGTCAAAGCATTTGCGAGCGTTTTGATATTGCCCTCTCTACTCACCCCGACGGTCTTCGCGCCTTCCTCTTAAG GGTTGAAGCCAAGGGCAAAGGCATCTTGCAGCGCCACCAAATTCTTGCTGAGCTTCAGGCGATCCCTGAGGAGAGCAGAGCACAGCTTCTTGATGGGGCTTTTGGTGAAGTCCTCCTCAAATTCACTCAG GAAGCAATTGTGTCGCCTCCATGGGTTGCTCTTGCTGTTCGTCAAGGGCCAGGTGTGTGGGAACACATCCGTGTGAACGTCCGTGCTCATGTTCTTGAGCAAATGGAGGTTGCTGAGTATCTGCACTTCAAAGAGGCGCTTGCTGATGGAAG CTTCAACCCTAATTTTGGGCCAATCACTGCCACTTTTGAGCGCCCAACTCTTTCCACATCTATTGGGAATGGCGTTGAGTATATCCGTTGCAGTCTCTCCAATAAGCTCTTCCATGACAAGGAAAGTTGGTACCCTCTGCTTGAATTCCTCCAAGTCCACACCTACAAGGGGAAG AACATCATGATGAATGCCAGAATCCAGAATGTGTTGTCCCTCCAACCTGTCCTGAGGAAGGCAGTGGAGTATCTGACCCCACTCAAACCGGAGACTCTGTATTCTGAGTTCCAGCACAAGTTGCAGGAGATCGGGCTGGAGCAGGGGTGGGGCGACACAGCTGAGCGGGTCCTTGAGATGATCCAGCTCCTGTTGGGTCTTCTTGAGGCTCCCAACCCGGGCACTCTCGAGAAGTTCTTGGGAAGGATTCCAATGGTCTTCGATGCTGTGGTTGTGTCTCCCCATGGATACTTTGCTCAGGACAATGTCCTAGGTTATCCAGATACCAGTGGCCTG GTTGTTTACATCCTGGATCAAGTTCGTGCCCTAGAGACTGAAATGCTTCACCGCATTAAGCAACAAGGACTGGATATTACTCCTCGGATCCTCATT ATCACTCGGCTTCTCCCA GAGGCGGTTGGAACCACCTGGGGCCACCACCTCGAGAATGTTTTCGGGACCAAGCACTCTTACATTCTTCGCATCCCCTTTAAGGACGAGAAGGGAATTGTATGCAAGGGGATTTCCCGATTCGAGGTGTGGCCCTATTTGGAAAGATTCACCGAG TATGTCGCGGAAGAACTCAATGCAAAGTTGCAGCGCAATCCCGATCTGATCATCGGAAACTGCAGTGATGGAAACATTGTTGCTTCCTTGTTAGCCCAAGAATTAGGTGTTACACag TGTACAATAGCACATGCCCTTGAGAAGATAAAGTACCCAGAGTCTGACATATACTGGAAGAAATTTGAGGAGAAGCACCGCTTCTCTTGCCAGTTCACAGCGGATCTCATCGCTATGAACCACGCTGACTTCATCATCACCAGCACCttccaagaaattgctggaAG cAAGGATACTGTGGGGCAGTATGAGAGTTACATGAACTTCACTCTTCCTGGACTCTACCGAGTTGTCCACGGGATCAACGTCTTTGACCCAAAGTTCAACGTTGTTTCTCCGGGTGCCAACATGAGCTTCTATTTCCCCTACACCGACCAGAACCGACGGTTGAGAATCTTGCACCATGAGATCGAAGAACTCCTCTTCAGCAAAGTTGAGAACAAGGAACACTT ATGTGTTCTGAAAGATAAGAACAAGCCAATTATTTTCACCATGGCGAGTCTGGACCGTTTCAAGAACTTGACAGGGCTTGTCAAGTGGTATGGCAAGAACCCCAGGTTGAGGGAACTGGCCAACTTGGTCATGGTCGGGGGCGACAGGAGGAAGGATTCAAAGGACTTGGAAGAGCAGGCTGAGATGAAGAAAATGTACAACCTCATCAAGAAGTACAAGCTGAATGGCCAGTTCAGGTGGATTTCCTTCCAGATGAACCGACAGACGAACGGAGAGCTTTACCGCTACATCTGCGACATGAAGGGGGTCTTTGTTCAACCAGCTATCTATGAAGCTTTTGGTTTGACTGTGGTTGAGGCTATGGCTTGTGGATTGCCGACCTTTGCCACTTGCTATGGTGGGCCGGCTGAGATCATTGTGCATGGTGAATCGGGCTTCCACATTGATCCTTACTGTGGTGACCAGGCGGCCGAGCTTCTTGTGGAGTTCTTCAAGAAGTGCCAGACTGACCAAAGCCACTGGGACAAAATCTCAGAGGGTGCCGTGCAGAGAATTGAAGAGAA GTATACATGGAAAATATACTCTGAGAAGCTGTTGAACCTACCTACTATGTACGGCTTCAGGAGGCATGTGACTAACCTCGAGAGCTGCCGATATCTCAAATTGTTCTATGACACCATTTATCACCCACTG GCTCAGTCTAGTTCCCCCCGCAGAAGGAAGTGGAAGCGTTCGACTTTGAAAGTCCTCAAGAG GCCCAGTCTAGTTCCCTCCGCTGTTTGA